A stretch of Lathyrus oleraceus cultivar Zhongwan6 chromosome 6, CAAS_Psat_ZW6_1.0, whole genome shotgun sequence DNA encodes these proteins:
- the LOC127092256 gene encoding protein NRT1/ PTR FAMILY 1.2, which yields MEYPNLDATNEKLMQNSISSSSSSSHPRKGGFRTMPFIIVNECFEKVASYGIMPNMILYLRDDYNMPIPKATSVLYTWSAMSNILSIFGAFLSDSYLGRFNVIFIGSLSSLLGLTILWLTAMIPSLKPSDVSSSSLVQVFDSATSSQLAVLFISLGLISIGAGCVRPCSIAFGADQLAVKENLDDGRILDSYFNWYYTSIAVSTIIALSVIAYIQENLGWKIGFGVPAVLMLISAFSFVVGSPYYVKVRPSESLLTNFITVVVVAIKNRKLSLPDHGFDRYCQGRDSDLMVPTDSLRFLNKACVIRNHERELNPDGSISNPWNLCTIGQVESLKSLLRVIPMWSTGICMMATQSSFSTLQAKTMNRRLFGNFNFPAGSFNLIMIFTLSVVIPLYDRIVVPLLAKYTGRPRGFGCKVRIGIGILFVCAAKVVAAIVETVRRNAAIEQGFEDQPNAVINMSALWLVPEFVLLGLGESFTPVGLVEFFYTYFPKNMSSFAMAIFTLELAAGDVVSSAVVSIVDKVTSIGGNESWLSTNINKGHLNYYYALLAFLGMINYLYYLVICWTYGPKHGEKREASEGDEDDKFDYKELHTS from the exons ATGGAGTACCCAAACCTTGATGCCACAAATGAGAAACTCATGCAAAATAgcatctcttcttcttcatcttcttctcaTCCCAGAAAAGGTGGTTTTAGAACCATGCCGTTTATCATAG TGAATGAGTGTTTTGAGAAAGTGGCAAGTTATGGAATAATGCCTAACATGATACTGTACTTGAGAGATGATTATAACATGCCTATTCCTAAAGCTACTAGCGTTCTTTATACTTGGTCTGCTATGTCTAATATCTTGTCCATTTTTGGTGCTTTTCTCTCTGATTCTTACTTGGGTCGCTTCAATGTCATCTTCATTGGTTCCCTCTCAAGCCTTCTT GGTTTAACCATTTTGTGGTTAACTGCAATGATCCCGTCACTGAAACCGTCCGATGTATCGTCATCATCGCTCGTCCAAGTCTTTGATTCTGCTACATCATCTCAACTAGCAGTTTTGTTCATTTCCTTAGGATTGATTTCGATTGGAGCTGGTTGTGTTCGACCTTGTTCTATAGCCTTTGGAGCAGACCAGTTAGCGGTTAAGGAAAATTTGGATGATGGTAGGATCTTGGATAGTTACTTTAATTGGTATTATACATCGATTGCAGTTTCAACCATTATCGCGTTGAGTGTGATTGCTTACATTCAAGAAAACCTAGGATGGAAAATCGGGTTTGGAGTACCTGCGGTGCTAATGTTGATATCGGCTTTCAGTTTCGTTGTTGGTTCGCCGTACTATGTCAAAGTGAGGCCGAGTGAGAGCTTACTCACTAATTTTATAACAGTAGTTGTTGTGGCCATAAAGAACAGAAAGCTTAGTCTTCCTGATCACGGCTTTGATCGGTACTGTCAAGGCCGTGATTCGGATCTGATGGTTCCTACCGATAGCCTGAG GTTTTTGAACAAAGCTTGCGTTATAAGAAATCATGAGAGGGAGTTAAACCCAGATGGATCAATTTCGAATCCGTGGAATCTATGCACAATAGGACAGGTGGAGTCACTGAAATCATTGCTTAGAGTCATTCCTATGTGGTCGACGGGAATCTGTATGATGGCGACTCAGAGTTCATTTTCCACTCTTCAAGCCAAAACAATGAACCGAAGGTTATTCGGCAATTTCAATTTTCCTGCAGGATCGTTCAATCTTATCATGATATTCACCTTATCAGTAGTCATTCCTTTATACGACCGAATAGTTGTACCTCTACTAGCCAAATACACAGGCCGGCCTAGAGGATTCGGTTGTAAAGTCCGCATTGGGATAGGAATTTTGTTTGTATGTGCAGCTAAAGTAGTAGCAGCTATTGTCGAAACCGTGAGACGAAATGCAGCCATTGAACAAGGGTTCGAAGACCAACCAAACGCTGTAATCAACATGTCGGCTTTATGGCTTGTTCCGGAGTTCGTTTTGCTTGGATTGGGCGAGTCTTTCACGCCAGTTGGACTTGTTGAGTTTTTCTACACTTATTTCCCGAAGAATATGTCGAGTTTCGCAATGGCTATTTTCACATTGGAACTAGCTGCTGGTGATGTAGTTTCGAGTGCGGTTGTGAGCATTGTGGACAAGGTCACTAGCATCGGAGGAAACGAGAGCTGGTTATCGACTAACATCAACAAGGGCCATCTGAATTACTATTACGCGCTACTCGCTTTCTTAGGTATGATTAACTACCTCTATTATCTTGTCATTTGTTGGACTTATGGACCCAAACACGGAGAAAAACGCGAAGCTTCAGAAGGCGACGAGGATGATAAATTTGATTACAAGGAGTTACATACATCATGA